The DNA segment TAGCAAAGCAGAAGATTAAATGTTCTTTCACGTTTTAACAGGCATGCAAATCAAACTACCAAATTTCAGAGCTCACTGTAAGGGATTAAAAGACTATAAATTATTTATTCTGGGACAAACCTATCATAAACATCTAAGACAGAGAGGGGTAAAAAGGTTTGAAAAATTACTCCATCAGAATCTTGTACCACTAGTTAATTTTAAGTATTCGTGACAAAATGTGGTAAATAACTTTGCCTTCCAGGCTATGGCATCCACTTTTTTCAGGTATAGTGAAGCAATAATTTACTGCATGGAAACACTTATTGGCTATTTGTAGagattggtctttttcacagcaaGCAACGACACTACAGAAGTAATGCAGTGATTATTTTTCAGTGCTTGTTTCATAAAGCTTCCATCTTATGATTGTATACATTGACGTAAACAACTGAAGCCTAGATGACCTTTATGAAAAGTACAGACTTATTTCCTAGGCCATCAGAGCTATCCAAGAGTTTTAAGATTAAAATGCTTGTTTTTAAAGTCCAGTAATAGAAAAATAGCCTCTGGGATGCTTGCCACATTGCTACTCATTCCAGTTATGAAGATTTTGTTTAATTGTTCCTTGGTATAGGAAAGCACTAGGACTACACTGCTTTTTCCAAAAGGGGTCAAAGTGTGTGTGATGGTGGCAAAACTTCCTAGTCAAGTAAGCTTGTATTTAATTAGAATTACTGCAGCCGCGAATTCAAATATATTTAGCAAGGATTGACTACCCCAAGAGCaacatactttttaaaagttaaaccACTCTTATTTGTAAAGACCTTAAGGCTTTTTTCTCCATGCATGCAAGGTGAAGTATACAAAATGGTTTAGAGGCATAAAGCTTAGTGTGTGGAAGTATTGCATCAAAATATTGTTATACACGTGAAGGAGGGAAGAAGCTTCAGTGACATTTCAACAATAGTTATCAATTTAAGCAAAAATGTACTAGCCCAAAGAGAAGCTTTTGTAGTGGGTACAAGATCCAATAACTTAGATCATATACACAACACAATGAATAAGCACATAAAATTGTGCAACAGCTACCATAAGAGTTCATAGCAATTTCAAACATATCAGTTTCTCCCAATAGCAATTCACACATTTAACAATATTTTGATCTTTTTAGAGCAAGCATATGTAAAGAATGTGCAAGAGTTAAAGAACAGCCAAGGCAAGtagtaaaaaacacattttatttatatggaaaagcttCAAGTCAATTTTGTTAAAATGTCAGAGATTATACTGCCCTTATAGGATAAAAAAAGTCAGCTGTGAATAGAACAAAATTAGTTACATTTCTTTCTACAGAGCAGTGCAATTAGTTCACATTGCAATAAAATTAAGTATGCAACAGAATCAAAACCAAGTGTTTCTCCATAATCAGTATACTGAGAATTAGAGTGCAAAGTTTGTTTTAAGAAGTTTAGCAGTTTATAGAGTATTCCTCCGGGGAGGAATAGTTCACTCATTTAATAGCAGTTGTATTTTTTTCAATACTGTGCAGAAAGTCTAAAGTGAGTTGACTTGCATGGTAAATAAAATATAGTCTATAcagtaaaaaaatacaaattatacAATGAACTAACGAAGAATGAAATTCAAACACGGACTTACAGGACTGACATCTCAAAGACACAGAATATTTCTCATGTAACACCTAGTTTTTCAGCAAAAATAACTTGGTTGCTCTACAACTGCATTATGGATCTTGTAGGCTGGAGACAGAGATGTCcaagtatctttaaaaacataataaatgtCTTTTGCAAAGCATACAAAAAGGATAAATACTCTCATCACAGTCTTCAGGTTAATTTTCGTAGTTATTTCCTTGTTCCAGAAACACATTTATATGGGTGAAAATCAAAAAGGGCTTCATGGTACACTGAAACAGTAAACTGTGctccatttctaattttgaaAAAACCCTAGAATTTACAGTACTCTGGTATATATGAAAAAGTCTTCAAAGTTTACATTGCATATTTCTGTGTCCATTCTCTTGCATGTCTGTTGTATCtgtaaaagaaaataaagtgaAAACACACAAGCTTATGATTCACAGTATTGCCATCATATACCAAATATATTTAACAGATTATGTTCATGATCTTGTTAAGCTGTATGTTACACTTACATTAGAAAAAAATGTATAGATTCAAAGCAGACTTGGGCAACCTAAGCAGTGATACATCGCAGCCCCTTTGGATAAAAGAGCAGGTGTTGAGTAGAAGGCAAAGCACTCCATGGAGAAGCTGAGGTGCAACTTGAGTCTACTACTACTGTTTACACCTAACAAGCTACATATGGGTTTGGTATGTTTTAATGGTTCTGAGTTTTAGAGATATTTAAAGTATGTTGCTTATTATGTCTTATTTTTTTGTTCTTATATTTTGTAGTatatcgccctgggctcctttgggaggatgggccatttaaaaatgcaattaataaataatacatcatGTTTTTCCAAGACAAACAGAAAAATTGAGTTAAGGCAAGGCTCACTGAGATGGCAGATAACTCCATAACGCACACCTGTGGTTTCCCTCACAGAAGATCTGTGCATGGTTATTGGTAGAGATTGAGCATGTACATGTACACCCTGCCTAATCCCTCAGAGTATGGGCTACAAGCCAGATATAGAAGTTGCTAGTCCAGCTAAAAAGAGCTGTGCAGATAAAGTCACAGAATGAACATGGAGATACGGACTGTACTGAGTGGAACTAATGGGCAGCAACCCAATTATATGTGCAGAAGAATCAGCACTGTGCAGGAAGCAGATAGGGCTGTACAGGAAAATGGACAAACAGCAAATACCTCAAGGGATAATGGGACTTAATTCTAAAGTACAAACTTTGAGGCAGCAATCTGTCATGTATGTAGGGATATGAAGAcccaggaaaaaaatggaaaaattcaggaaaaaaacctTTCCCCCTAATTTTTACCaaagtgtttttgtgttttttattgaaaaaatttggactatgaCATGTGAAAGGGTGTATAAGCTGTTCAATCTGGGCACACCTTCAATTTTCAGAAGTCGATGATAAATATGATGACaaatatgaattttcattttcaaatattaCATATAATTAAATACATACTTTTACTATACCAAATATGACAATCTACCAAGTTATACAAGATGCATTTTTATGTCCCTAAAATAACGAAGTGTCTTTAGATCAGTAAAATGTGCTAAAAACCTAAGTACtgcatatttttaacattttcctCCAAATTCTGTTTTTTCCCGCAAGAAAACCCAGGAAAATACAGGTTTCTTCCACAATGGCTTAAAAATTTCTGGAAGTGTTACATCTCTACACTTATCCAGTGCCTTCATATTACTACACCTATGGATCTTTTCCCCTCTCTGTcttagaatgaaagaaagaaaagtttgcAAACTGAATTACAACAATGTAATCAAGAAATAGCCCAGCTTATTCAACTGCCAAAGCTTCCTAAATCAAAGGTGTAGCATACTTACCTTTATCAGAATGAGAACAGATACATACAGCCAACCAAACATGTACCTACACATCACCTCAGTCTGCTCGCAAATTAAGATTCTCCACAATTAAGACTGTGAACATAACAGCTTAAAACTCAGTTCAAAGCAAGGGACTTATACTGAACAACATACTAAAGACAACTCAAGATCATTTTGATGGCACCAAAAACAGTCTGTTGAGGTCTTCTTCCAAACATTTGTAGGGATGCTTATTTAACATTTGAAAGAGTAGATGTCCAAACCTTGGCCAAATAGTTTGTTATCTAGAAATTTGGTCACTCATTAAAACCAAACTGGCAGATCAGTAAATTCTAGGATAAACAATACTTCAGAACAAAGAGAGATAGAAAGCTGACGTGGTGCACAAGTTAAATAATTCTATAGACTAACTGCTGCTTCAGTCTGAGAACTGCAAATTTAAGATACAATACCAAGGATAAAAATAGAGGAAGTTTGTAAGATGTCAAAATGGAATAATGTTATGATTCAGAGGTAGTACAACTGtttgtaagtttttaaaaatcctaatttTTCAAGAGGTTATGCAACTAAAAAAGCTTACAGGTATTATCCAACATTAGTCcagctcagaatagacccactgaaattaatggttttaagtccatttatttcagtgtgtctgctctgttggatatcaccctatcAAAGCAGTTGAACTATAGGTGTGGGGGGTAAGCACGGAACAGCAAAAAATAATTgataaagatttaaaattatattcATACTTACTTTTCCTTGTCTGACTTGTAGATTTGTGCAATATCTGGTACTAAAGGGTCATCTGGATTAGGATCACAAAGTAAAGAGCATATGGACAAAAgaactatatttaaaaaagagagaacaaTTAGACTTTTAACAACACAATAAGGATCAAGAGGTAGATACTAAGTTTTCGTCTTTTATAGTAATTCAGCTTTTTAAACTTTATGGAAGATGAAAAACAGTAGATGTTGTACACTCAAGTCAATATTTCTGGGTATGCTGGCAGAGTAGCACGTCCTCTGGCTCCAACACATCTACCCTCCCCACACATACAGCATTTTTTGTTAGTCTGtgggaaaaggggctgaagcaAATCAGGGGCTTGTAACCCTGAGTAAAGGGAGGGGATATGACAGAGGTGTTAAACTGATAGATGGTGTAGAAGTAAAGAGAGAAACTTTTCTGCTTCTCCCATAGCAGAACCCAGgattatccaatgaagctgaaaggtaggatattcaggaaagacaaaaggaagtacttcaatgcatagttaaactatggaatttacttccaccAGTTATGAGATGACCACCAACTAAGATGTCTTTAAGGGGCAGAGCAAATTATTTCTAATGTATGGCAATAATCAGACTGTTACCAGTGTCCTCTTATTTTAACTGGAATATCCCTTATTCcatgtgtgtgtaggattgcagcttgaaagtaCAAATACGTCTTCAAAAAACATCTGAACCCCTAAACATTCCAGAAGACACTACAATTCTACAATGTCCTCTCACCTTTAAAGTTAGAATATGGCAACTGAGGCATTTTGTAGTGTCACTGAGGCACtgaagaggcagctagacaggcacctgtcaggtatgctttaatttggattcctgcattgaggaatgggttggattcgatggccttataggccctttccaaatcTGTGATTTTATGATTCTAAATATGACAAATAATGTTAAAAATGCTGTATTATTCCTTAGTttttgtccttttttcttttccttatccTTGTATCATTACGACTGAGTAAAATACGTAAATTCTATCACTGTACCTAATCCCAGGGAATGTCTGGAGTTGAAAAAAGCATGTTACTTATGAGTGGCAACTCAAATTTTGCCTTCACAGGTGAGCAATATTTAACTTTGGAGGCATAGTGTCTCTAATGTTAATCACCCCCTACTCCACACACATAGCTTCCTTCCATTCATAAACAATGCAATACATGCCTCTCAGCAGAGACATACATTGCAAGGTTGGAGGGATGCAAATTTTAAGCAAAGGTGGGATTACCCCACATAACTGAATTGTATGTGATGAAAAGTATGAACATCTTTTGACACCAATAGGAAAGTAAGAGTGGAACAGAATAATATCTTGCAAAAAATCTTTgtaaaaacaccagtctggataAGGCTTCCTTTAACCTGGATACATTTTGTGTCATAAATCATAATGGGAAACAAACAGTGGCCAGAATTAGGCCTGGTTTCCTTCATAAATAGTTACCTTTAGAAACAGTCAGAGCAGGTGACCACTGTGACCTCAGGATATCAAGACAAATACTCCCATTACTATTTATGTTTGGATGGTATATTTTTGTTGTGAATGCAATCTGTAACAGAAGAATTGTTACATATTTTTAACAGTGCTTTTAACCACATGCATTGCTCCTTTGTATTTTATATCTCCATTGGATATCTCTAAAAGGAGAATACCTTGGTTTTATAACatagtagagccccactcatacggcgggttacgttccggacccccactgtaaagcgaaaaccgctttaaagtggaactcattgaatagaatggcgtgcgatgcctgcaaaccgccgtaaaagcggaacaagtgccgtacgagtggggctttagtctaattgcgatCGCTGTATTAGCGAAGAGCTGTAATGCGAAGCGCCACAAAGCAGGGCCCCACTGTAGTGATACATTCTGTTACACAATATGTTACAAATGCACAAGCAGCATCAGATATAGCTGTTCCTTGGGTAAAATTATATGAAAAGTGCCTTATGGGCTAGGTAGAACATGATGATTCAATCTCTCTGGCAGTGCCTAAATACAAGCTCCTCAGAAAATATATAGTCGCATACACTGATTTAAAATTTGAGTCCTCTTACACCTTTATAGTTATATATGCAATTCCAGCAAAAGTAAGACGGTTAAAACTGAGACCATTACAGCAATTTGCCCATTAAAGGAGACACAGAAGAATACTTTTCAAAACGCTATTGAGAAGCTTGGAGTTCGCAGGAAGCCTACCAAGATCAGTAATGTCAAAGAAGCTCTACACATGTTTAGATTTACACACTACTACCTACTAAAaagtcctgaagcaatttacaaccaaattcttttttttaaaaaagtaaaatcacaaacattattaaaatgtatttacAGCAGTTAATCAGAACCCTACATAAAATGTGTATGCTTggtatatttcttaaagtttttcTGCAATATGCAGGGATTCCATAGTCAACAAGCTTGTAGAAAGGGTTCCTGGAACAAGGAAAGCTTGAAAAGCACTGATTTAGACCTATTGATTATGAACATAATCAAAGTATTGTAATATGGAAAAGAATAGCTGAATCTACAAAACAATATGGCTGCAGTAAAATATTGTGTGGATTGGATTCATCCCAAGTGTTCCACAAAGCTCTGGGCTAGGCCCTCTTCAATTTTCTTCAATAAATTAAATCATGTATGCTAGATAATAAATTATCTATGCTATACTGTGCTGATCCTTCTGCATTTAACGTTCCCCAATAACTAATGCATCAAAACAGATGAAGCCAAGTCCTATTCTCAGAAGTGCAAATTACGTTTAATTTTGTTATAAAATGATTACCTTTGGTGGTTTGAATGGGTAGTCTGTTGGAAAATGTACTGTGAGAAAAAAGACTCCCCCCTGATAAGCACTGTCAGGCTGGAAAACAAGCAAATTAACAATATTAtactttaattgtttttgccaatgtGTTCCCAGTACACTTTGCCCAAGCTCAGAACCCTTGTTTTCCTGTTCTTCAACAGACATAAACTATGGTTATCACCACCACTCCATGTGGTGCATCTGTGTCtggattggaattgctttttaatatgttttttaaagcttttttaaaaaaagatgttttgttttaacatgtttttaaatatgtttgttttaacatattttaaagtctgtttttattatgttttagagtgtatttgtttgccaccctgggctcctacttgtaggaagggcagaataaaaaaataagtaagtgTCTGTTACAGGAAGCCACATAGCAGAGCAGGATGCAAAAATCAAAGTGCTTGACCGTCAAGAAAGGCTGGTTTCATTGCCTATTTGAAATATAAACACAACCAGAGCTGCTAGATTACAGTTCTGAGGATCTTCACAGCTTTAAATCCACAAGTAGCTACTTGAAGTCCTGGTttctattttaaaatgtgaatcTTCCATCATTTTTCAGTTATTCACTGCAATATTAGATAATTATGCAACATATCTGTAAATTCTGCACACACATTTTGTTAAAGAAAATGTCTGCAACTTTAGGTCCACTATGTGTAGAAGCACAATGCAGAAGAGGTTTCAGAATGAAGTTCTGCAACAGATCCTTCTTTCCAGCCCTAAACAACAgttaataaaatacaacagtcACAGTCACTCAAAACTGGAGTTTTGAAACTGAACTGAAAACTGCCAGAACACAAtgcactttttttggggggggggagatttaaaGTACCTTTTCCCACTTCTCAATCAGAAGTATGCAACTCAAATTActgaaggtttatttatttatttatttattgtactgatatactgccccatagctgaagctctttgggtggtttacaataactaaaaatattaaaagaaataaacaaatttaaaaacacatcttttaaaaacaatttcaaacacaatttaaaaattgaaaacaattttattttatatttttacggACTCAGCTGCCATATATGTTAACTATGGAGTAGCGTGTGTCACATTTTTAAACTCAGTATGCTCTTTTTTAGCTCACTCTCAGTAAGCACCCTCTTTGTCTTTGCACTCCGTAGCATGCTCATACTTTTCTCCTTAAACCAGCTGTGGCTTAAAGTATGAGTTGTATAAGCTACCCTGATATATTTCATTTGAGGGGGGTATGAAACAGATTTCCCTGCCCTGGTACAAGAATGGTAAGTTGCTTCAAAGCTGGTGTCAGATCAGCTCAGGTGCTCAACCTTCTTCCCGcccaccccccaaaaaccagGCACAGCTTTCATTTCTGTTCAAAGAATCAAGTCTCAAGATGTTTCTTCTGACCTTGGTGAAGAGAAACACCAGACACCAAGCTCAGGCATTTAGTTAAGTGAACCAGATGTAGTATTTTTAACTCATGAGTcagatacatatttttaacaagtttttttttaaagtgaagagAAAAGTAGCATCCCATTTCATAACAAAGACACAAACCAGAAATTATATATTAATTAGCAATTTAGATTTTGATAACATGCCTATGTCATTCCTATCCAGATaacgctttttaaaatggaaattgttCACATTTGATCTATCCTCATTATTAATACCAATATTATTGTTGCTTTgaagataatacaataaaatgcaaactgaatcaaaatgaaTTGTAATCAAGCTAGAACATAAAACAGAGAGGTGATAATGACTATAAATATACTGTACGTTATCATAATAGGATGATATAAAAAGGGCAAATTGCTGATATTAAGGTTTTCTTTATGGAAAATCCTCTGCTCGCATGATTGCGAATCTTGTAAGCCATTATAATTTTTGTAAGTTATAATTATTTCCATAAACTACAATTATGACAAGCTTTGCTATTAAAATTTAATCTATGTTATGTGATTATGTACTAACTCTAT comes from the Rhineura floridana isolate rRhiFlo1 chromosome 7, rRhiFlo1.hap2, whole genome shotgun sequence genome and includes:
- the UBE2D1 gene encoding ubiquitin-conjugating enzyme E2 D1 isoform X3, giving the protein MGPPDSAYQGGVFFLTVHFPTDYPFKPPKIAFTTKIYHPNINSNGSICLDILRSQWSPALTVSKVLLSICSLLCDPNPDDPLVPDIAQIYKSDKEKYNRHAREWTQKYAM
- the UBE2D1 gene encoding ubiquitin-conjugating enzyme E2 D1 isoform X2 — encoded protein: MESISTSGNKRSIDWERSGTSASALTRPVRARPPPGAANAVVVSSSFFPPRSFPTPARPHPRLSMALKRIQKELSDLQRDPPAHCSAGPVGDDLFHWQATIMGPPDSAYQGGVFFLTVHFPTDYPFKPPKIAFTTKIYHPNINSNGSICLDILRSQWSPALTVSKVLLSICSLLCDPNPDDPLVPDIAQIYKSDKEKYNRHAREWTQKYAM